One region of Quercus lobata isolate SW786 chromosome 2, ValleyOak3.0 Primary Assembly, whole genome shotgun sequence genomic DNA includes:
- the LOC115975358 gene encoding F-box/kelch-repeat protein At3g61590-like, producing MERKTLWFDNIVVDIKGEAGILASYSELSGEDVEENNFISIDTFLPNDLFERILAFLPIASIFRAGAVCKKWNSIVHSRRFSKNLSSILSRKPWYFMFTSGSPNSYKPIRNADGYDLIGYAYDPMVQKWYRFELPCHGTSICFIASSCGLVCFMDNDTRSRLYVCNPIPKISEIFEIPRYLIFSDYNALAISVDRSSQSYTIAMVMSKRAPHDFGQWILSIHIYCSKAKMWVSPVTETLMGCRGGDDCVICDGVLYFLIYIITELDLTGKPDGLLTYNLSSQSFCCVLINRLIPVPCPLTCGRLMNLKNKLVLVGGIGEQDQPSIIKGIGVWVLKGRDWEEFALMPSMYFQGLGNFDKVFASSGFDDLIYIQSYEAPSLLMFDMKMKKWKWSKKCPVSKRLPLQCFTGFCFEPRLELLPLGMATGQVFCGDPGPHCCP from the coding sequence atgGAGCGGAAAACACTCTGGTTTGATAACATAGTTGTTGATATTAAAGGGGAAGCTGGAATTTTGGCTTCATATTCAGAGCTCAGTGGTGAGGATGttgaagaaaacaattttatttccaTTGATACATTCCTCCCTAACGATCTATTTGAACGAATTCTAGCTTTTCTTCCCATAGCAAGCATTTTCAGAGCAGGTGCTGTGTGTAAAAAGTGGAATTCTATTGTGCATTCTCGGAGGTTTTCAAAGAACCTCTCAAGCATCTTATCTCGGAAACCTTGGTACTTTATGTTCACAAGCGGCAGCCCTAACTCGTATAAGCCCATTAGGAATGCCGATGGCTATGACCTCATTGGGTATGCCTATGACCCCATGGTTCAGAAATGGTACAGGTTTGAGCTACCCTGTCATGGAACATCGATTTGTTTTATTGCTTCATCGTGTGGCTTAGTATGCTTCATGGACAATGACACTAGAAGTCGGCTATATGTTTGCAATCCAATTCCTAAAATTTCTGAGATATTTGAGATTCCTagatatttgatattttctgACTACAATGCTCTTGCAATATCAGTGGATAGGTCATCACAAAGTTATACTATAGCAATGGTAATGTCTAAGAGAGCCCCACATGATTTTGGTCAATGGATTCTCTCAATTCATATCTATTGTTCCAAAGCAAAGATGTGGGTATCACCTGTGACAGAAACTTTGATGGGGTGTAGAGGGGGAGACGATTGTGTGATCTGTGATGGGGTTTTATATTTCCTTATTTACATTATCACAGAATTGGACTTGACTGGAAAACCTGATGGTTTGCTCACTTATAATCTTTCTAGTCAATCTTTCTGTTGTGTGCTAATCAATAGGTTAATCCCAGTACCTTGCCCTCTTACGTGTGGCCGGCTAATGAACCTTAAGAACAAGCTTGTCCTGGTTGGAGGAATTGGAGAACAAGATCAGCCTAGCATTATTAAGGGGATTGGCGTCTGGGTTCTTAAGGGGAGGGATTGGGAAGAGTTTGCACTCATGCCTTCTATGTATTTTCAAGGATTGGGGAATTTTGATAAGGTCTTTGCAAGCAGTGGTTTTGATGATCTTATATACATACAGAGTTATGAGGCTCCATCTCTTCTTATGTTTGAcatgaaaatgaagaaatggAAATGGTCAAAAAAGTGTCCTGTTTCAAAGCGGTTGCCCCTTCAATGTTTCACTGGTTTTTGCTTTGAGCCAAGGCTTGAACTTTTACCCTTAGGGATGGCAACTGGGCAGGTTTTTTGTGGGGACCCTGGCCCCCACTGCTGCCCCTAA
- the LOC115975359 gene encoding F-box/kelch-repeat protein At3g61590-like, translating to MEWETPWVDDKVIDIKGEAGISASYSALSDEDVKENNIISIESVLPDELLERILAYLPIASIFRASSVCKKWNEIVHSHRFLQNISTLSQKPWYFMFPSADDSIGFAYDPMIRKWYSIELRCDRTSRWFIASSCGLVCFMDHNTRSQLYVCNPITKISEKVEMPRCSREFDYSGLAISVDRSSRNYTVAVVISKDTPDDFVQWILSIHIYCSEAMMWLSPVTETLTGWRGGDSCVVCDGVFYFLIYSTRGLGFRGNRHGLLSYNLSSRSSGGMLIDSFIPVPCPLTCGRLMNLKNKLVLVGGIGKQDQPGIIKGIGIWILKGRDWEEVARMPHKYFQGFGEFDDVFASSGFDDLVYIQSYGAPCLLMFDMKMREWKWSQKCPILKRFPLQLFTGFSFEPRIDISP from the coding sequence atggAGTGGGAAACACCCTGGGTTGATGACAAAGTTATTGATATTAAAGGGGAAGCTGGAATTTCAGCTTCTTATTCAGCGCTCAGTGATGAAGATGTTAAGGAAAACAATATTATTTCCATTGAGTCAGTCCTCCCTGACGAACTGTTGGAACGAATTCTAGCCTATCTTCCCATAGCAAGCATTTTCAGAGCAAGTTCTGTGTGTAAAAAATGGAATGAGATTGTGCATTCTCATAGGTTTTTACAGAACATCTCAACCTTATCTCAGAAACCTTGGTACTTTATGTTCCCCAGTGCTGATGATTCCATTGGGTTTGCCTATGACCCCATGATTCGGAAATGGTACAGCATTGAACTCCGCTGTGATAGAACATCAAGATGGTTTATTGCTTCATCATGTGGCTTAGTGTGCTTCATGGATCATAACACTAGAAGTCAGCTATATGTTTGCAATCCAATTACTAAAATTTCTGAGAAAGTTGAGATGCCTCGATGTTCAAGAGAATTTGATTACAGCGGTCTTGCAATCTCAGTGGATAGATCATCACGCAACTATACTGTAGCAGTTGTAATATCTAAGGATACCCCAGATGATTTTGTTCAATGGATTCTCTCGATCCATATTTATTGTTCTGAAGCAATGATGTGGCTATCACCTGTGACAGAAACTCTGACAGGGTGGAGAGGAGGAGATAGTTGTGTGGTCTGTGATGGGGTTTTCTATTTCCTTATTTACTCAACCAGAGGATTGGGTTTTAGAGGAAACCGACATGGTCTGCTCAGTTATAATCTTTCTAGCCGGTCTTCTGGTGGTATGCTTATTGATAGTTTCATCCCAGTACCTTGCCCTCTTACATGTGGCCGGCTGATGAACCTTAAGAACAAGCTTGTCCTGGTTGGAGGAATTGGAAAACAAGATCAGCCTGGCATTATTAAGGGGATTGGCATCTGGATTCTTAAGGGGAGGGATTGGGAAGAGGTTGCACGAATGCCTCATAAGTACTTCCAAGGATTTGGGGAGTTTGACGATGTCTTTGCAAGTAGTGGTTTTGATGATCTTGTATACATACAGAGTTATGGTGCTCCATGTCTTCTTATGTTTGACATGAAAATGAGGGAGTGGAAGTGGTCACAAAAATGTCCTATCTTAAAGAGGTTCCCCCTTCAACTTTTCACTGGTTTTAGCTTTGAGCCAAGGATTGATATTTCTCCCTGA